CGGCGCGGACGTTCTCGGTGGACCGGTGCGCGCGGGTGGAGCCGACGTCGCCGGTGGTCGCGACGATCAGATGGATGGCTTTCCCGTCGGGGCTCAGGCCGGTTCCCTCCAGTCCGGGGGTGCCGTAGGTGTCGAGCACGTAGGCGACGTCGTCGCTGTCGGCCACCAGCCGCGCCACCAGATCGCGGTAGTACGCCGTGTCGGCCGGGTTGAGCACCCGATCGCTGGACACCACGATGCTGCCGATGGCGGTGGTGTCGGGGACGCCGAAGTCCCGCGACATCTGCCGCAGGGTCTCCGTCGTCGGGCTTTCCGGGGTGAACGGCGCGGAGTGCTCGGCCACCGTGCGCTCCAGCTGCGGGATGGCCACATTGAGCACGCCGGCGACGGCCAGCCAGGCCCCCAGAACCAGCCACGCATGCCTCGCGCAGACCCGGGCGAGTTTGCCGAAGATTGCCAGGTTGTGCATTTCGGCATCGTAGACCAATCGGTCTAGTCATGGTCGACTAGGATGGACCAACTGGTCTATTCGCCGATGGAGAGGGTGGCGGCAGTGGCGGGCCCGCGCGAGCGTCTCATTCAGAGCGCCATCGAGCTGATGCGTGAGTACGGCGTTCACGCGACGGGCCTCAGCGATCTGCTGGAACGCAGCAACACCGCTCGCGGGTCGATCTACCAGCACTTTCCTGCGGGAAAAACCGAGCTGATGGAGCAGGCGACGCTAGAGGCCGGCCGGATCATCACCGCCAGGATTCACGAGCTGACTCAGGTATTACCCGCCGATGATGTGATCGGCGCCTTCGTGGAGGGCTGGAAACAGAACCTCGTCAGCAGTGACTTCCGTGGGGGATGCCCCATCATGGCGGCTGCCCAGGCGGGCCCGGATGCGCTCGTGGTGCGGGAAGCGTCGGCGAAGGTATTTGCTGACTGGGCCAGGGTGATCGCCGAGTCGATCGAGGCCAAGGGTGTTGACGCCACCACCGCGGCCTCACTCGGCAGCTTCATCGTCAGCTCACTGGAAGGCGCCATCATCCAGTGCCGCAGTGCCCGCTCGCCGCAGCCCCTCGACGACGCCAAGACCGGTCTGATGCTGCTGTTGCGGTCGGTTGGGGCGGACTGACCAGCCACTTGACACCTGTCAAGTGGCGCCGGTTACAGTGCCCTCATGCAGATCCGCGAGCATGCCGAGGCCAACCCCGACAAGCCGGCCATCATCCTTCATCCGTCGGG
The genomic region above belongs to Mycolicibacterium sp. HK-90 and contains:
- a CDS encoding TetR/AcrR family transcriptional regulator gives rise to the protein MDQLVYSPMERVAAVAGPRERLIQSAIELMREYGVHATGLSDLLERSNTARGSIYQHFPAGKTELMEQATLEAGRIITARIHELTQVLPADDVIGAFVEGWKQNLVSSDFRGGCPIMAAAQAGPDALVVREASAKVFADWARVIAESIEAKGVDATTAASLGSFIVSSLEGAIIQCRSARSPQPLDDAKTGLMLLLRSVGAD